The proteins below are encoded in one region of Colletotrichum lupini chromosome 5, complete sequence:
- a CDS encoding GTPase-activating protein gyp1, with the protein MFVLPFALRWKKHLRYHLDLHLGRHNDAVETASFSHSKGPATGHLFGAQATRLAHLNTKTHNDTVSIEKYHHVLLFREWEEALATGMLPQTPARACHRMLIAPQQEMVQVDRSDSASPFWKPPPRENASKRTGRDPNLVVGAAYSHADILKFDSLNLSSSSSRPKTPPSSHSTKGRPSDASPPSRPQSGLSSPPIKSYINFLSNTNDDWKADEDEEDMMGYEDDDGDDFGLPSLSNLKRRTRKKAAQNRSDPNGGLSPLNDSFGLGLHTRRYSNSADIAIERPAPTYPMPKKSEGKILRPQYKEILRDPANALHLIDHPVIPDDATPKEIDAANSRITRINKFKKLLQASTIPLQELRQLAWSGVPQEVRAMTWQLLLSYLPTNSERRVATLERKRKEYLDGVRQAFERGSSSGGGGTTPAAPGKARGLDEAIWHQISIDVPRTNPHIELYSYEATQRSLERILYLWAVRHPASGYVQGINDLVTPFWQVFLSTYVADSDIESGMDPGQLPKSVLDAVEADSFWCLTKLLDGIQDHYIVAQPGIQRQVAALRDLTARIDAGLAKHLEKEHVEFIQFSFRWMNCLLMREISVRNTIRMWDTYLAEEQGFSEFHLYVCAAFLVKWSDKLVKMDFQEIMMFLQSLPTKSWTEKDIELLLSEAFIWQSLFKGSSFSNQMFAVQAYGDCQGKPVIKALAATPCWPIPELIHGIDATYSAKHSEEAQHAPAILIGFNSFYVLNGSYPCSFAANSLFAIAFLTSFILNINPIPTMADAPEQPTIAAEVPIAEAPVAVAPVAEAPAVEAVANPEIKQDAPAPTQQDTPATIGEESEEDVNSKKVTLADLTAKGTALYAKKQYEEATDCFTKAAELQDEINGEMQPANAEILFLYGRSVFKVGQSKSDVLGGKAAGEKKAAKPKSKVPKKTTAEPMSTKAPAETEAQRITEEGVAIVASETSGAKPEETVEEKKPLFQFTGEENFEDDSDEEEAEGDEEDEEEDDDLAVAFGVLDMARILYSRQLEELEKVEPNGKAQEQVDGEKLSIKHVKERLADTHDLLAEISLENERYPDAIEDSRKSLKYKKELYSEDSEVIAEAHFKLSLALEFSSVTTTQEEGEQGESKPFDEKLREEAANELEAAINSTKLKLQNKEVELATMASPEDNEVTRATITDVKDMIADMEQRLVELRKPPIDVNAALGGEGLGGILGAAIGESAAQTQARVEEAKKTATDLTGLVRKKAKEEPKPEETQANGAESNGTKRKAEEPAEEDDSSKKTKLALWKAKENILRFTTVGRGIGKGRRERPLAFDRLSPAPAKEPHHHPAATIYHPPKSLLSHLERVTPTQLQTIRSPKERFAPPNSLLPPPKATIMLDLQDFIKERGGDPEKIRDSQRRRHAPVEIVDEVIALWDDHRKTQYSATQIGSEINAVQKEIGMKKKNKENADDLLKKKEDLQKQKKDKEDEATAKLVTLNAKAKSIGNYVHESVPISDNEDNNVTEREWKPEAGLGAKTEQTLSHHQIVTRLAGYDPERAIKLVGHRGYCLTGYGLFLNQALINYGLEFLFNKGYTPNQPPFFMNRNQMAKTAQLEDFDEELYKVTGDGEEKYLIATSEQPLSALHSEEWIQGGQLPIKYAGYSTCFRKEAGKHGKEAWGLFRVHQFEKIEQFIFCKPEDSWKHFDEMIAASEEFYKSLGLPYRVVSIVSGALNNAAAKKYDLEAWFPFQQEYKELVSCSNCTDYQTRELEVRYGVKKAKEAPGGGRKEYVHALNATLCATERTLCCIMENYQTPDGFKVPEVLRKYIPGQPEFLPYVAELPKEITVVAGQKKK; encoded by the exons ATGTTCGTTCTACCATTTGCATTAA GGTGGAAGAAGCATCTGCGCTACCATTTAGACTTGCACCTCGGCCGCCACAACGACGCAGTTGAAACCGCATCCTTCAGCCACA GCAAGGGTCCGGCCACTGGTCACTTGTTCGGAGCTCAGGCGACTCGTCTGGCGCATCTCAACACCAAGACACACAATGACACGGTCTCAATAGAGAAGTATCACCATGTTCTCCTCTTCAGGGAGTGGGAAGAAGCCCTCGCAACAGGTATGCTCCCCCAAACCCCTGCCCGGGCCTGTCATCGCATGCTAATTGCCCCGCAGCAGGAGATGGTCCAAGTCG ACCGCTCAGA TTCTGCATCGCCATTTTGGAAGCCGCCCCCACGTGAGAACGCATCGAAAAGAACCGGTCGCGACCCGAACCTGGTTGTCGGAGCAGCCTACTCTCATGCCGATATTCTCAAATTCGATTCACT CAACTTGTCCAGCTCCTCCTCCAGACCGAAGACGCCTCCTTCCTCACACTCTACCAAAGGCCGGCCTAGCGATGCCTCTCCCCCCTCGCGCCCACAGTCGGGCCTGTCGTCCCCTCCGATCAAAAGTTATATCAATTTCCTTTCCAACACCAACGATGACTGGAAAGCcgacgaggatgaggaggacATGATGGGGTACGAGGACGATGATGGTGACGACTTCGGCCTGCCAAGCCTGTCTAACTTGAAGCGACGAACACGCAAGAAAGCCGCGCAAAATAGGTCAGATCCCAACGGAGGTCTGTCGCCCTTGAACGACTCGTTCGGTTTAGGGTTACACACGAGGAGATACTCGAATAGTGCGGACATTGCGATCGAAAGACCTGCGCCAACCTATCCCATGCCGAAGAAAAGCGAGGGCAAAATCTTGCGTCCACAGTATAAAGAAATTTTGAGGG ACCCGGCGAACGCGCTGCACCTAATCGATCACCCAGTCATACCCGACGATGCAACACCAAAAGAGATTGATGCTGCGAATTCACGAATTACTCGTATCAACAAGTTCAAGAAGCTCCTACAGGCCTCAACAATACCGCTACAGGAACTTCGGCAACTAGCTTGGTCCGGCGTTCCCCAGGAGGTTCGTGCTATGACATGGCAACTCCTGTTGAGCTACCTACCGACCAACAGCGAGAGGAGAGTCGCAACTCTAGAAAGAAAACGTAAAGAGTATCTCGATGGCGTTAGGCAGGCTTTCGAACGCGGCAGCAGTAGTGGGGGAGGTGGCACCACCCCGGCGGCACCCGGAAAAGCCAGAGGTTTAGACGAGGCAATTTGGCATCAGATCAGTATCGACGTTCCAAGAACGAACCCTCACATCGAACTTTACTCGTACGAAGCGACGCAGAGATCTCTGGAACGAATCCTGTACTTATGGGCAGTGCGACACCCTGCCAGCGGCTACGTCCAGGGCATCAATGACTTGGTAACGCCGTTTTGGCAGGTTTTCTTGAGCACATACGTCGCAGACTCCGATATTGAATCGGGCATGGACCCTGGTCAGCTGCCAAAATCGGTTCTTGACGCTGTAGAAGCAGATTCATTCTGGTGCTTGACAAAGCTGCTAGACGGTATACAAGACCACTACATTGTGGCCCAGCCAGGCATTCAGAGGCAGGTTGCGGCCCTCCGCGATCTCACCGCAAGGATTGATGCAGGGCTGGCGAAGCACCTCGAAAAGGAGCACGTCGAGTTCATTCAATTCAGCTTCCGATGGATGAACTGTCTCTTGATGAGAGAGATAAGTGTAAGGAATACGATCAGGATGTGGGACACGTACTTG GCCGAAGAACAAGGCTTTTCGGAGTTTCATTTATACGTGTGCGCGGCTTTCCTGGTCAAGTGGTCAGACAAGCTTGTCAAGATGGATTTTCAGGAAATAATGATGTTTTTGCAAAGCTTACCAACAAAATCTTGGACGGAGAAGGACATTGAGCTGTTACTGAGCGAGGCTTTCATCTGGCAGAGCCTCTTCAAAGGCTC TTCCTTCTCCAACCAGATGTTTGCGGTTCAA GCGTACGGCGATTGCCAAGGCAAACCTGTAATCAAGGCATTGGCAGCGACACCCTGCTGGCCTATCCCGGAATTGATCCATGGGATTGATGCAACCTACAGTGCAAAGCACAGTGAAGAAGCCCAGCACGCACCCGCCATTTTGATTGGGTTTAACTCGTTTTACGTGCTGAACGGAAGCTATCCCTGCAGCTTC GCTGCCAATTCTCTTTTCGCAATTGCCTTTCTTACCTCGTTCATCCT CAACATCAACCCCATTCCCACAATGGCCGACGCACCCGAACAGCCTACGATCGCCGCAGAGGTCCCCATCGCAGAGGCCCCTGTCGCAGTGGCCCCCGTCGCCGAGGCCCCAGCTGTGGAGGCTGTCGCAAATCCAGAGATCAAGCAGGATGCGCCCGCGCCGACACAACAGGACACGCCAGCCACGATCGGTGAAGAGTCTGAGGAGGACGTCAACTCCAAGAAGGTCACCCTCGCCGACCTGACTGCCAAGGGAACCGCTCTGTACGCAAAGAAGCAGTACGAGGAAGCTACCGACTGCTTTACGAAGGCTGCGGAGCTGCAAGATGAGATCAATGGCGAAATGCAACCTGCGAATGCTGAGATTCTCTTCCTCTACGGTCGCAGTGTGTTCAAGGTTGGCCAGAGCAAGAGCGACGTCCTCGGGGGTAAGGCCGCTGGTGAGAAGAAGGCGGCCAAACCCAAGTCCAAGGTCCCGAAGAAGACCACTGCCGAGCCCATGTCGACCAAGGCGCCAGCCGAAACCGAGGCGCAGAGAATAACTGAGGAGGGTGTTGCGATTGTTGCAAGTGAGACGAGCGGAGCGAAGCCCGAGGAGACTgtcgaggagaagaagcccTTGTTCCAATTCACTGGCGAAGAAAACTTCGAGGACGACTCGGATGAGGAGGAG GCCGAGGGTGAcgaagaagacgaggagGAAGATGACGATCTCGCTGTTGCGTTCGGCGTGCTCGACATGGCTCGCATTCTCTACAGCAGACAGTTGGAAGAGTTGGAGAAGGTGGAGCCTAATGGCAAAGCACAAGAGCAAGTCGATGGCGAGAAGCTCAGCATCAAGCATGTCAAGGAGCGCCTTGCGGATACCCATGATCTTCTTGCCGAGATTTCCCTAGAGAATGAGAG ATACCCCGACGCCATTGAGGACTCGCGCAAGTCTTTGAAGTACAAGAAGGAGCTGTACAGCGAGGATTCGGAAGTTATTGCCGAGGCGCACTTCAAGCTTTCGTTGGCGCTTGAGTTCTCATCCGTAACAACCACTCAGGAGGAGGGTGAGCAAGGAGAGAGCAAGCCTTTCGACGAGAAGCTTCGCGAGGAGGCCGCAAATGAGCTGGAAGCAGCCATCAACAGCACCAAGCTCAAGCTCCAGAACAAGGAAGTTGAACTCGCGACCATGGCATCTCCGGAAGACAATGAGGTCACCCGAGCTACGATTACCGACGTCAAGGACATGATTGCGGATATGGAGCAGCGC CTCGTGGAACTTCGTAAGCCACCAATTGACGTCAACGCTGCTCTCGGTGGTGAAGGCTTGGGCGGAATTCTTGGAGCGGCTATTGGTGAATCTGCGGCTCAAACACAAGCTCGCGTCGAGGAAGCCAAGAAGACTGCTACCGATCTTACTGGCCTTGTACGcaagaaggccaaggaggAGCCCAAGCCCGAAGAAACCCAGGCAAACGGTGCAGAATCCAATGGCACGAAGCGCAAGGCCGAAGAGCCTGCGGAGGAAGATGACTCATCGAAAAAGACCAAG CTAGCGCTCTGGAAGGCAAAGGAGAACATCTTGCGCTTCACCACG GTAGGTCGAGGTATCGGTAAAGGCAGGCGCGAAAGACCCCTTGCGTTTGACCGCCTCAGCCCCGCCCCCGCCAAAGAACCCCACCACCATCCAGCAGCGACAATTTACCACCCTCCAAAGTCGCTCCTGAGTCACCTCGAGAGAGTCACGCCGACGCAGCTGCAAACCATCCGCAGTCCCAAGGAACGT TTCGCCCCGCCAAACTCCCTTCTACCCCCACCAAAAGCTACAATCATGCTCGACCTCCAAGATTTCATCAAGGAGCGCGGTGGTGACCCTGAGAAGATCCGCGACTCCCAGCGCCGTCGCCATGCACCCGTCGAGATTGTCGACGAGGTTATCGCTCTGTGGGATG ACCACCGCAAGACCCAATACTCTGCGACGCAGATCGGAAGCGAGATCAACGCTGTGCAGAAGGAGATTGGtatgaagaagaagaacaagGAGAACGCCGACGACCTGctcaagaagaaggaggatcTCCAGAAGCAGAAGAAGGACAAGGAGGATGAGGCGACAGCGAAGCTCGTCACGCTCAACGCCAAGGCCAAGAGCATCGGAAACTACGTTCATGAGTCCGTTCCCATCAGCGACAACGAAGACAACAACGTCACGGAGCGCGAATGGAAGCCCGAGGCCGGACTCGGTGCCAAGACTGAGCAGACGCTTAGCCACCACCAGATTGTTACCAGACTCGCAGGCTACGACCCTGAGCGTGCTATCAAGCTTGTCGGTCACAGAGGATACTGCTTGACCGGCTACGGACTGTTCCT GAACCAGGCGCTCATCAACTACGGTCTTGAGTTCCTCTTCAACAAGGGATACACTCCTAACCAGCCTCCCTTCTTTATGAACCGCAACCAGATGGCCAAGACCGCCCAGCTTGAGGATTTCGACGAGGAGCT GTACAAGGTTACGGGTGATGGTGAAGAGAAGTATCTCATTGCTACCAGTGAGCAGCCCCTCTCCGCACTTCACAGCGAGGAGTGGATCCAGGGCGGTCAGCTGCCCATCAAGTACGCCGGTTACAGCACATGTTTCCGCAAGGAGGCCGGCAAGCA CGGCAAGGAGGCCTGGGGCCTGTTCCGTGTGCACCAGTTCGAGAAGATTGAGCAGTTCATCTTCTGCAAGCCCGAAGACAGCTGGAAGCACTTTGACGAGATGATTGCCGCTTCTGAGGAGTTCTACAAGAGCTTGGGTCTTCCCTACCG GGTTGTTTCCATCGTCTCTGGTGCTCT GAACAACGCCGCCGCTAAGAAGTACGATTTGGAGGCTTGGTTCCCCTTCCAGCAGGAGTACAAGGAGCTTGTGTCTTGCTCCAACT GCACGGATTACCAGACCCGCGAGCTCGAGGTCCGTTACGGTGTcaagaaggccaaggag GCGCCCGGTGGTGGCCGCAAGGAGTACGTCCACGCTCTCAACGCT ACCCTCTGCGCTACCGAGAGAACCCTCTGCTGCATCATGGAGAACTACCAGACGCCCGATGGCTTCAAGGTCCCCGAAGTGTTGCGCAAGTACATCCCCGGTCAGCCTGAGTTCCTGCCCTACGTGGCCGAGCTCCCCAAGGAGATCACTGTCGTTGCTGGCCAGAAGAAGAAATAG
- a CDS encoding nuclear polyadenylated RNA-binding protein, producing MTEPENFEEDLFADLYDDDTSAKPAAAQQPAPPPAPVAVPQPSVETHAEPPPQSEPEYGGGGGDDQMKYEEEDDDDEVDFNLGGDGGGGGGGGGGSTGYAPPSNGFAGNKQEESTYSTSTAKNPSAKEDGKMFIGGLNWETTDQSLRDYFSQFGEVVECTVMRDSSTGRSRGFGFLTFRDAKTVNIVMVKEHFLDGKIIDPKRAIPRDEQEKTSKIFVGGVSQDTTDQEFKDYFAQFGRVVDATLMMDKDTGRPRGFGFVTFESEAGVDACLSTSLEIHGKPIEVKKAQPRGNLREEEEAARRGGKFRKGEDGAQGGQGGMGGGQMGAAGGMTPQVMAQYFQRMQQYFAMMQQQMAMRPRRGGSSGGGGAPRDQYNQAGAYAMGGGGGAPTSWEGMYDDVPQPNQAGRGGFRGGHRGGSHSGGSHQGSPDPAHAPPANAPTGPKNAGRPGANYRGGGRSSNRGFHPYSR from the exons ATGACCGAGCCCGAGAATTTCGAGGAAGACCTCTTCGCCGATCT CTACGATGATGACACCTCAGCGAAGCCAGCTGCCGCCCAGCAACCCGCGCCGCCTCCTGCCCCAGTCGCCGTTCCTCAACCAAGCGTCGAGACACATGCCGAACCACCTCCCCAGTCTGAGCCGGAatatggtggtggtggtggtgatgatcAAATGAAGTacgaagaagaggatgacgatgatgaagTAGACTTCAACCTAGGTGgcgatggcggcggcggcggcggcggcggtggtggaaGCACTGGCTATGCGCCGCCCTCGAATGGGTTTGCTGGCAACAAGCAAGAAGAATCCACGTACTCGACAAGCACGGCCAAGAACCCGAGTGCCAAGGAAGACGG CAAGATGTTTATTGGTGGCCTTAATTGGGAGACGACTGATC AATCCCTAAGGGACTACTTCTCTCAATTCGGCGAGGTTGTTGAGTGCACCGTCATGAGAGACAGCAGCACCGGACGATCAAGAGGCTTTGGCTTCCTGACATTCAGGGACGCCAAGACGGTGAACATCGTTATGGTCAAGGAACACTTCTTGGATGGCAAGATC ATTGACCCCAAGCGAGCAATTCCTCGCGACGAGCAAGAAAAGACTAGCAAGATCTTCGTCGGTGGTGTCAGTCAAGATACGACCGATCAAGAGTTCAAGGACTATTTCGCCCAGTTCGGCCGTGTAGTCGACGCGACCCTAATGATGGACAAGGACACCGGCCGCCCTCGCGGTTTCGGCTTTGTCACGTTTGAAAGCGAGGCCGGCGTTGATGCCTGCCTCAGCACCAGTCTGGAGATTCACGGCAAGCCGATTGAGGTCAAGAAGGCTCAGCCGCGTGGCAATCTtcgcgaagaagaagaagccgcACGGCGGGGCGGAAAGTTCAGGAAGGGCGAAGACGGTGCCCAGGGTGGACAAGGCGGGATGGGAGGCGGCCAGATGGGTGCTGCAGGGGGCATGACGCCCCAAGTTATGGCACAATACTTCCAGCGCATGCAGCAGTATTTCGCTATGATGCAGCAACAAATGGCTATGA GACCGCGTCGGGGAggcagcagcggcggcggaggtGCTCCCCGCGACCAGTACAACCAGGCTGGCGCATATGCCAtgggcggcggtggcggtgCTCCGACATCGTGGGAGGGCATGTACGACGACGTTCCCCAACCGAACCAGGCCGGCCGGGGAGGCTTCAGAGGCGGCCATCGTGGTGGCTCTCACAGTGGTGGCTCCCATCAGGGATCACCCGATCCTGCGCATGCCCCGCCTGCCAACGCGCCTACAGGGCCCAAGAACGCGGGCAGACCCGGCGCTAACTACCGCGGTGGTGGACGAAGCAGCAACCGGGGATTCCATCCTTACTCGCGTTAG
- a CDS encoding glutamate-cysteine ligase — protein MLWGDEVEYLVVTYSKDEPKVRLSLRQAEILTALAESPDLAKEGGCVPELQEVAREQSSVTLPVFHPEFGRFMLEATPGKPWGIGFKELLDVEPDMKLRRKIAKDHMHSNEYPITLTTFPRIGCPGDFTEPYYPPSGPKLRSQFVPDEIANPHIRFPTLAANIRWRRGRKVQVNVPVFHDTNTPNPWKDPTVNRDLHNWPEDDDVRDGGAAPDNFIHMDAMAFGMGSCCLQITFQAKNITEGRKMYDQLSPLGPIMLALTAATPVYKGFLANTDVRWNQISRAVDCRTPEELGEKPLKNDRWRIPKSRYASNSTYISTDPRLRQEYLDPNLVIDESIKSKLMDGGMDDRLATHFAHLFIRDPIVVFEEDLQELDLSKTDHFENLQSTNWQHMRFKPPPADNSIGWRVEFRPMEIQLTDFENAAFSVFMVLVTRAILSFDLNFYIPITKVDENMERAHAVDAVLKEKFFFRRNPFPSRQARVNNFTQGGGGDNDASRPNSRPGSAVPSRPPTPVGPVEDEYAEMTVNDIINGSNSDSSDGFPGLIPLVESYLDSVNVDVQTRCELDTYLRLISQRASGQLDTAARWLRNLVDVHPGYKHDSAVGEDVQKDIIAAVVAIGERETAGAGFAGLDIHGLPKLLGNFRRGCGGASGDQQQQPEVSARKRKASEQA, from the exons ATGCTCTGGGGAGATGAG GTCGAGTACTTGGTCGTGACCTACTCAAAGGACGAGCCCAAGGTCCGCCTGTCTCTTAGACAAGCCGAGATTCTCACAGCACTCGCCGAGAGCCCGGATCTCGCAAAGGAGGGAGGCTGCGTACCAGAGCTCCAGGAAGTCGCCAGGGAACAGTC ATCAGTAACCCTCCCCGTCTTCCACCCGGAATTCGGCCGCTTCATGCTCGAAGCCACCCCCGGCAAACCCTGGGGCATCGGCTTCAAGGAACTCCTCGACGTCGAACCCGACATGAAGCTCCGCCGCAAGATCGCAAAGGACCACATGCACAGCAACGAGTACCCCATCACCCTCACCACCTTCCCCCGCATCGGCTGCCCGGGCGACTTCACGGAACCCTACTACCCTCCCTCGGGCCCCAAACTCCGCTCCCAGTTCGTGCCCGACGAGATCGCCAACCCGCACATCCGCTTCCCCACCCTCGCCGCCAACATCCGCTGGCGCCGCGGCCGCAAAGTCCAGGTCAACGTGCCCGTCTTCCACGACACCAACACGCCCAACCCCTGGAAGGATCCCACCGTCAACCGCGACCTGCACAACTGGCCCGAGGACGACGACGTCCGCGACGGCGGCGCCGCCCCGGACAACTTTATCCACATGGACGCCATGGCGTTCGGCATGGGCAGCTGCTGTCTGCAGATTACCTTCCAGGCCAAAAACATCACCGAGGGCCGCAAGATGTACGACCAGCTCAGCCCGCTGGGGCCCATCATGCTCGCCCTGACGGCGGCCACGCCCGTGTATAAGGGATTCTTGGCCAATACCGACGTGAGGTGGAATCAGATCAGCCGGGCCGTGGACTGCAGAACCCCTGAGGAACTCGGAGAAAAG CCCCTTAAAAACGACCGCTGGCGCATCCCCAAGTCCCGCTACGCCTCAAACTCAACCTACATCTCCACAGACCCGCGCCTCCGCCAGGAATACCTCGACCCGAACCTCGTCATCGACGAGTCCATCAAATCTAAACTCATGGACGGCGGCATGGACGACCGCCTCGCCACCCACTTCGCCCACCTCTTCATCCGCGACCCCATAGTCGTCTTCGAAGAAGACCTCCAGGAGCTCGACCTCTCCAAGACGGACCACTTCGAGAACCTCCAGTCCACAAACTGGCAGCACATGCGCTTCAAGCCCCCGCCCGCCGACAACTCCATCGGCTGGCGCGTCGAGTTCCGCCCCATGGAGATCCAGCTCACCGACTTCGAGAACGCCGCGTTTTCCGTCTTCATGGTCCTCGTCACCCGCGCCATCCTCTCGTTCGACCTCAACTTTTACATCCCCATCACCAAAGTCGACGAGAACATGGAGCGCGCACACGCCGTCGACGCAGTCCTCAAGGAGAAGTTCTTCTTCCGCAGGAACCCCTTCCCCAGCCGCCAGGCCCGCGTCAACAACTTCACccaaggcggcggcggcgataaCGACGCCAGCCGTCCCAACTCCCGCCCCGGCTCCGCAGTCCCCAGTCGTCCCCCCACCCCCGTCGGCCCCGTCGAAGACGAATACGCCGAAATGACAGTCAACGACATCATCAACGGCAGCAACTCAGACTCCTCGGACGGCTTCCCGGGCCTGATCCCCCTCGTAGAATCCTACCTCGACAGCGTAAACGTCGACGTCCAAACCCGCTGCGAACTCGACACCTACCTCCGCCTCATCAGCCAGCGCGCCTCGGGCCAGCTCGACACCGCCGCCCGCTGGCTCCGTAACCTCGTCGACGTCCATCCGGGCTACAAGCACGACAGCGCTGTGGGCGAGGACGTgcaaaaggatattattgcCGCCGTCGTCGCCATCGGCGAGCGCGAGACGGCCGGAGCCGGGTTCGCTGGGCTGGATATCCATGGCCTGCCGAAGCTGCTCGGGAACTTCCGCCGGGGCTGCGGCGGCGCCAGCGGtgatcagcagcagcagccggaGGTCTccgcgaggaagaggaaggctTCCGAACAGGCTTAG